In Papaver somniferum chloroplast, complete genome, the genomic window GGACCGTACACGCACCTTTAGATGCATACGGTTCAAAAAAAAGAATCAATGTGTCGATTCCAGCCCTCTTTATTTTCCCTTTTTTTCATAGGAGGATTTTTCTAACTCCTAATGAATGAAGGGCCTTTATTCTTCTATTTTTCAAGAAAGCAGGGTTTTGACTCACTTACCCCTAAAAACGAGCTCACTAAATTTACCCTCATTGATATATTGTTTCATCGAAATCCAATTCAAATTACGATGTCATTTTCTTGTTCCGGAATGGGCCTCTTCAATTCGTTTAGGTTTATGCTCTACTCCGGGGAAAGATTTACCCGACCTCTATTTGCACATATAGGACAAATGATCCCAATACCGCTTCTTTTGTTTGATAATACTTTTTTTCATTTTATGTCTTCCGCTTCCGCCAATCACTGGAATAGTATGATGACTCCGTCGATTGATTGGCGGTTTGAGGTCGCTGGTATAATATAGGAATTCTTTATGATACAAAAGGTAATCATACATATTTTACCGATTGGGTTTTTTTGAACGGAGCCTGGATACTTCATTTTATTGGTCCAACCAAGCCAACCATAAATTTTTCTAATTGAAAAATGCATATTGATCCCCCAAATAAATTGCTCTAATTGCACTTCACGCTTCAAATTATTGATGGTTCAATCAATCTTTCTTGGGTGAAACAGAGGATATCTCGATCGGGGGAGAAAACGGGGAAATCCCATATGACCCAATATGTCTGACAAGTCGCACTATACGTCAACCCAAACTGAATCTTCCTCTCCAGGAATCCGAAAAGGTACTTTTGGAACACCAATAGGCATTAAATGAAAGAAAAAGGTTTTTAAGTACTAAAATTTCACTTTGATGTGGAAACGTAACAATGGGTTTTCTTTTTTTATAATATTTATGTTTTCGGGTTTTATCCCTAGATTGTAAAGTTCATCGAAGAAGACGGAATGCATAAAAAAATTATTATGAATGAGCTGCGATGTTCAAATCATGAACAAGTATCTCTAATTCACTCATCTAAAATGAGACCCATCCCCCCATTGCGTATTGGTACTTATCGGGTATAGAATAGATTTGCTTCTCTTTGTTCCTACGAACAGAATTTTTCTGTTATTACCAACGGAATGCAATATAAATGCACCCTTGCTCCGAGATAATCCATTGAAAAGGAGAAGTCCATAGCATAAGCAGAGTCTTTTCCAATGCGATAAAGTAACATAGTATCTATTTTTCTTTGATAAAGGGGTATTTCCATGGGTTTGCCTTGGTATCGTGTTCATACCGTTGTATTGAATGATCCCGGCCGGTTACTTTCTGTCCATATAATGCATACAGCTCTAGTTTCTGGTTGGGCCGGTTCGATGGCTCTATACGAATTAGCCGTTTTTGATCCCTCTGACCCAGTTCTTGATCCAATGTGGAGACAAGGTATGTTCGTTATACCTTTCATGACTCGTTTAGGAATAACGAATTCCTGGGGTGGTTGGAGTATCACAGGAGGGACTATAACGAATCCGGGTATTTGGAGTTACGAAGGTGTGGCCGGGGCACATATTCTGTTTTCTGGCTTGTGCTTCTTGGCAGCTATCTGGCATTGGGTATATTGGGATCTAGAAATTTTCTGTGATGAACGTACAGGAAAACCTTCTTTGGATTTGCCCAAGATCTTTGGAATTCATTTATTCCTCTCAGGGGTCGCTTGCTTTGGGTTTGGCGCATTTCATGTAACAGGCTTGTATGGTCCTGGAATATGGGTGTCCGATCCTTATGGACTGACTGGAAAAGTACAATCTGTAAATCCCGCGTGGGGTGTAGAAGGTTTTGATCCTTTTGTTCCGGGAGGAATAGCCTCTCATCATATTGCAGCAGGTACCTTAGGCATATTAGCGGGCCTCTTCCATCTTAGTGTCCGCCCGCCTCAACGTCTATACAAAGGATTACGTATGGGTAATATTGAAACTGTCCTTTCCAGTAGTATCGCTGCTGTCTTTTTTGCAGCTTTCGTTGTTGCTGGAACTATGTGGTATGGTTCAGCAACAACCCCGATCGAATTATTTGGTCCTA contains:
- the psbB gene encoding photosystem II 47 kDa protein; protein product: MGLPWYRVHTVVLNDPGRLLSVHIMHTALVSGWAGSMALYELAVFDPSDPVLDPMWRQGMFVIPFMTRLGITNSWGGWSITGGTITNPGIWSYEGVAGAHILFSGLCFLAAIWHWVYWDLEIFCDERTGKPSLDLPKIFGIHLFLSGVACFGFGAFHVTGLYGPGIWVSDPYGLTGKVQSVNPAWGVEGFDPFVPGGIASHHIAAGTLGILAGLFHLSVRPPQRLYKGLRMGNIETVLSSSIAAVFFAAFVVAGTMWYGSATTPIELFGPTRYQWDQGYFQQEIYRRVSAGLAENQSVSEAWSKIPEKLAFYDYIGNNPAKGGLFRAGSMDSGDGIAVGWLGHPIFRDKEGHELFVRRMPTFFETFPVVLVDGDGIVRADVPFRRAESKYSVEQVGVTVEFYGGELNGVSYSDPATVKKYARRAQLGEIFELDRATLKSDGVFRSSPRGWFTFGHASFALLFFFGHIWHGARTLFRDVFAGIDPDLDSQVEFGAFQKLGDPTTKRQVV